From the Octopus sinensis linkage group LG28, ASM634580v1, whole genome shotgun sequence genome, one window contains:
- the LOC118768360 gene encoding protein fem-1 homolog CG6966-like isoform X2 gives MIERKFDVSKLSGRRKIAKLLTEFIRDNNVSKVKTMLKKYNLKQRYMIISLKVNGCPLFFAASDAGNVSLVNYFLDQCDANIEQRGTYAGIKCTPLWIAALRNHFYVVVTLAKRGADINTQASSGKSAVSISCRNAKIVRFLVQQGANVDLTDSRGRTSLMCSTEHLIICRRLLSLGANVNRIDHKGQDALHFAIKRGQLKTVDLFVRHGINLTRKDNNGTTHLEFAAIHNKPDIIEFLISTNQYGREAIISAYELLGSQFAMDYHLTYNAEQVKIWWFRAIQMRHEDTSEAPITKNLPSYQRLVTTIIGEEFTSVDNLNEISHNANAMWTQGLLVQSRILGPRHPTTIKSLMRKICFHIKRCEFHESIQLLYCLLSFCKHFSDPLQNDILDVIETFTSILMHTILTNNTSTHHLSPIFHCFINYVCSHVIPYLKKQGTTISNQKVPDLERLLIEILDLLELILNYPLDELHTKEFESSLAELISHRPRGMNQISLLQLSIQMYHPLNVVEMLLKCGADVNSIDNEGNTAIHYAILYPSQYQTEILSCLLQFGCHVDIVNNNGYSALEYLQLCKLVSNPLKYCTLQCICARTIRKHNVNYRLVLSKELVYFVDKHG, from the coding sequence TTGAACGGAAGTTCGATGTCTCGAAACTGTCTGGAAGAAGAAAAATTGCTAAACTGCTGACTGAATTCATCAGAGACAATAATGTTTCCAAAGTGAAAACTATGTTGAAGAAATACAACTTGAAACAAAGATATATGATCATCTCATTGAAGGTTAACGGCTGTCCACTGTTTTTCGCGGCGTCAGACGCAGGTAACGTAAGTCTTGTTAACTATTTCCTCGATCAATGCGATGCCAACATCGAACAACGTGGAACGTATGCTGGAATAAAATGCACACCACTTTGGATCGCAGCACTTCGGAACCATTTTTACGTGGTAGTTACGTTGGCTAAACGCGGAGCTGATATCAATACGCAAGCAAGTTCTGGGAAGAGTGCCGTCAGTATCAGCTGTCGAAATGCTAAGATTGTTAGGTTTCTTGTACAGCAAGGTGCCAATGTTGACTTAACAGACTCAAGAGGCCGAACATCTCTGATGTGTTCGACCGAACATTTGATCATATGTCGTCGCTTGTTGTCTCTCGGAGCAAATGTTAACAGAATTGACCATAAGGGACAGGACGCCCTCCATTTCGCAATAAAACGAGGGCAATTAAAAACAGTTGATTTATTTGTAAGACATGGAATTAATCTTACGAGGAAAGATAATAACGGGACAACACATTTGGAGTTTGCAGCTATCCATAACAAACCGGATATAATAGAATTCCTAATCTCCACAAATCAGTACGGTAGAGAAGCCATAATATCGGCTTACGAACTCTTGGGTAGCCAGTTTGCAATGGATTATCACTTGACTTATAACGCAGAGCAGGTGAAGATATGGTGGTTTAGGGCCATACAAATGCGCCATGAAGACACATCTGAGGCCCCAATCACTAAAAACTTACCCAGTTATCAAAGACTGGTCACTACTATTATCGGAGAAGAATTTACAAGCGTtgataatttgaatgaaatttcacACAATGCGAACGCAATGTGGACTCAAGGTCTGTTGGTGCAGTCAAGGATTTTGGGTCCCAGGCATCCGACTACGATCAAGTCACTAATGAGGAAAATATGCTTCCACATAAAACGGTGTGAATTCCACGAGAGTATACAATTATTGTACTGTCTGCTGAGTTTTTGTAAACATTTCTCTGATCCACTTCAGAACGATATCCTTGATGTGATAGAAACGTTCACATCGATTTTAATGCACACAATATTAACAAACAACACCAGCACCCATCATTTATCTCCTATTTTCCATTGCTTCATCAATTACGTGTGTTCACATGTCATTCCATACCTGAAAAAACAAGGGACAACAATAAGCAACCAAAAGGTACCCGATTTGGAACGTCTTCTAATTGAAATTCTGGATTTActtgaattaattttgaattatCCCTTAGATGAATTGCATACTAAAGAATTCGAAAGCAGTTTAGCGGAACTCATAAGTCATCGGCCTCGTGGAATGAACCAAATAAGCTTGCTGCAACTTTCAATTCAAATGTACCATCCTCTTAACGTAGTTGAAATGCTTCTGAAATGCGGTGCAGACGTGAATTCCATTGACAATGAAGGCAACACCGCGATCCATTACGCCATTTTGTATCCTTCGCAATATCAGAcagaaatattatcttgtttaCTGCAATTTGGATGTCATGTTGATATCGTCAACAACAATGGCTACTCTGCGTTGGAATATCTCCAGCTTTGCAAATTGGTATCGAACCCTTTGAAATACTGCACGCTTCAGTGCATTTGTGCCAGAACTATTCGTAAACACAACGTAAACTACAGGCTTGTACTGTCAAAAGAATTGGTATATTTCGTTGATAAGCATGGCTAA
- the LOC118768360 gene encoding protein fem-1 homolog CG6966-like isoform X1 — protein MNITYPALQDSVCSSHLLSGRKFDVSKLSGRRKIASLLTEFIRQNNVSKVKNTLNIYNVKQRYMIVSLKINGCPLIFTASHAGNVSLVNYFLDQCDANIEQRGTYVGMKSTPLWIAALRNHFYVVVALVEHGADINTQASSGKSAVSISCRNAKIVKYLIQQGADIDLPDARGRTSLMYSAPHLNICRRLLSLGANVNRVDHKGQDALHFAIKRGQLKTVDLFVRHGTNLLMKDNNGTTPLEFAAIHNKPDILEYLISTNQYGREAIISAYELLGSQFAMDYHLTYNAEQVKIWWFRAIEMRHGDTTQAPIMKHLSTNQRLVTNLIGEEFTSSDFLNQILHDVNSMWTQGLLVQSRILGPRHPTVIKSFMRKACFHINRTDFHSSLHLLYCLLSFFEQFTDPLQNDILDVVGTFSSILMHTVLANNSSTYYIFRIFHCFVKYVSYHIIPYLKKYGRNLMFHRIPDFERFLVEILDLLEFILNFPLPDCQGSEIENSLGELLRHHPRGMNHITLLQLSIRMYRTVSVVEMLLRCGADVNAVDNEGNTAIHYAILYPSQHQIEILSSLLQYGCHVDIVNNNGYSALEYLQHCRLITSYLKYCTLQCICARTIREHNVKYKHILSKDLAYFVDKHG, from the coding sequence CTGGACGGAAGTTCGATGTCTCGAAACTGTCTGGACGAAGAAAAATTGCTAGTCTGTTGACAGAGTTCATCCGACAGAATAATGTTTCCAAAGTGAAAAATACGTTGAACATATACAACGTGAAACAAAGATACATGATCGTGTCACTGAAAATAAACGGCTGTCCTTTAATTTTTACGGCATCGCATGCAGGTAACGTAAGTCTTGTCAACTATTTCCTCGATCAATGCGATGCCAACATCGAACAACGTGGAACATATGTTGGAATGAAAAGCACACCGCTTTGGATCGCTGCACTTCGGAATCATTTCTACGTGGTGGTTGCATTGGTCGAACACGGTGCTGATATCAACACGCAAGCAAGTTCTGGCAAAAGTGCCGTCAGCATCAGTTGTCGAAATGCTAAGATTGTTAAGTACCTCATTCAACAAGGTGCCGACATTGATTTGCCAGATGCCAGAGGTCGAACATCGTTAATGTATTCAGCCCCACATTTGAACATATGTCGTCGCTTGTTGTCTCTCGGAGCAAATGTTAACAGGGTTGACCATAAGGGGCAGGACGCTCTCCATTTCGCAATAAAACGAGGGCAGTTAAAAACAGTTGATTTATTTGTTAGACACGGAACTAATCTTCTGATGAAAGATAACAACGGGACAACACCTTTGGAGTTTGCAGCTATCCATAACAAACCGGATATTTTGGAATATCTAATCTCCACAAATCAGTACGGTAGAGAAGCCATAATATCGGCTTATGAACTCTTGGGCAGCCAGTTTGCGATGGATTATCACTTGACCTATAATGCAGAACAGGTGAAAATATGGTGGTTTAGGGCCATAGAAATGCGCCACGGAGACACAACTCAGGCACCAATCATGAAGCATTTATCTACTAATCAAAGACTGGTCACTAATTTAATCGGGGAAGAATTTACAAGCTCTGACTTCTTGAATCAAATTTTACACGATGTGAACTCAATGTGGACCCAAGGTCTACTGGTGCAGTCGCGGATCCTGGGACCCAGGCATCCGACTGTGATCAAATCATTCATGAGAAAAGCGTGTTTTCATAttaatcgtactgactttcattcTAGTTTGCATTTATTATACTGTCTCTTGAGTTTCTTCGAACAGTTCACGGACCCATTACAAAACGATATCCTGGATGTTGTAGGGACGTTCAGTTCCATCTTAATGCACACGGTATTAGCTAATAATTCGAGCACTTACTATATTTTCCGCATATTCCATTGCTTCGTCAAATACGTGAGCTATCATATAATTCCTTACTTGAAGAAATATGGTCGGAATTTAATGTTTCACCGAATACCTGATTTTGAACGGTTTTTAGTTGAAATTCTCGACTTACTGGAATTCATATTGAACTTTCCGCTGCCCGATTGTCAAGGAAGCGAGATCGAAAACAGTCTGGGTGAACTCTTACGCCATCATCCACGTGGTATGAACCATATAACGCTGCTACAACTATCAATCCGAATGTATCGCACTGTCAGTGTAGTTGAAATGCTTCTGAGATGCGGAGCAGATGTGAATGCCGTTGACAACGAAGGCAACACCGCGATACATTACGCCATTCTGTATCCTTCACAACACCAAATAGAAATATTGTCCTCTTTACTTCAATACGGGTGCCATGTGGATATCGTCAACAATAATGGCTATTCTGCACTGGAATATCTTCAGCATTGCAGACTAATAACCAGCTATTTGAAATACTGTACGCTTCAGTGCATTTGCGCACGAACCATCCGTGAACACAAcgtcaaatacaaacacatactgtCAAAAGATTTGGCATATTTCGTAGATAAGCATGGCTAA